The following are encoded together in the Pleurocapsa sp. FMAR1 genome:
- a CDS encoding globin family protein, with protein MQSDIENLLYLAEDHYLKQLEIQAFQICAASLAKRLEVYEYLRNHEIDIFQPIAAELSKVHAAEDPQLLEKALKHWLSIMRYCAMAMLLNNPEYFQRSVLEWLTEMVQAHQMQSLENTIYDLLFSQLKKLLSLEQFALIKPFLSQAQTTLLGEKILNTVGG; from the coding sequence ATGCAATCTGATATTGAAAATCTTTTGTACCTAGCAGAAGATCACTATTTAAAGCAATTAGAAATACAAGCATTCCAAATCTGCGCAGCATCATTAGCTAAACGATTAGAAGTCTATGAATACTTACGCAACCATGAAATAGATATTTTTCAACCCATAGCCGCAGAACTTTCAAAAGTTCATGCAGCAGAAGACCCCCAGCTTTTGGAAAAAGCTTTGAAACACTGGCTGTCCATAATGCGTTATTGCGCTATGGCAATGTTACTCAACAACCCAGAGTATTTTCAGCGCAGTGTTCTTGAATGGCTTACTGAGATGGTGCAGGCTCATCAAATGCAGTCTTTAGAAAATACCATTTATGACTTATTGTTCTCTCAGTTGAAAAAGTTACTCTCCCTAGAACAGTTTGCTTTAATCAAGCCTTTTTTGTCACAAGCACAGACGACACTTTTAGGTGAAAAAATTCTGAATACTGTAGGAGGATAA